The following coding sequences lie in one Rhea pennata isolate bPtePen1 chromosome 10, bPtePen1.pri, whole genome shotgun sequence genomic window:
- the SLC27A2 gene encoding LOW QUALITY PROTEIN: long-chain fatty acid transport protein 2 (The sequence of the model RefSeq protein was modified relative to this genomic sequence to represent the inferred CDS: inserted 2 bases in 1 codon) — protein MMPALCTALAGLLLLPLLLRCAWPYFFQDLRFALTMARVAGRARRAGARRPARTLLDIFAQRAARTPHKPLLLFGGEVSTYEQVERRSSQAARALRDAAGLRAGGCLALFMGNRPAYVWIWLGCAKLGCAMACLNCNIRATSLLRCFQSSAATVLLAAPELKESVEEILPFLKKENIKVYYLSRTSVTEGVESFLDKVDAASDEPTPLSWRSDIIFKTPAMYIYTSGTTGLPKAAVINHERIMLACGLFDAGKVTSEDTVYTALPLYHSSALLVGVHGCIVKGATIVLRTRFSASRFWDDCRKYNITVIQYIGEVLRYLCSVPQRKNDQDHKVRLAIGNGIRTDVWREFIRRFGNISILEFYASTEGNISFVNYTGKIGAVGRVNCLQKKILRYELIKYDVEKDEPVRDENGYCVRVPKGKPGLQICRITKYAPFSGYAGAKHQTXKKQLRDVFQKGDLYFNSGDLLVIDNDNFIYFHDRTGDTFRWKGENVSTTEVADILGLIDCVQEVTVYGVSVPGYEGRIGMACIRLKENCEFNGENTYRHVHAHLPNYARPHFIRIKSAIELTATFKYRKVQLVKEGFNPAVSIDCLYILDEKENTYVQMTQAIYNSVKKHDIRL, from the exons ATGATGCCCGCGCTGTGCACCGCGCTGgcggggctgctgctcctgccactCCTGCTGCGCTGCGCCTGGCCCTACTTCTTCCAGGACTTACGCTTCGCCCTCACGATGGCGCGGGTAGCGGGGAGGGCGCGGAgagccggcgcccgccggcccgccCGCACCCTGCTGGATATCTTCGCGCAGCGGGCGGCGCGGACGCCGCACAAGCCGCTGCTGCTCTTCGGCGGCGAGGTCTCCACCTACGAGCAGGTGGAGCGGCGGAGCAGCcaggcggcgcgggcgctgcgcgacgccgcggggctgcgggcgggcggctgctTAGCCCTTTTCATGGGCAACCGGCCCGCCTACGTCTGGATCTGGCTGGGCTGCGCCAAGCTGGGCTGCGCCATGGCTTGCCTCAACTGCAACATCAGGGCGACGTCCCTGCTGCGCTGCTTCCAGAGCAGCGCGGCCACGGTGCTGCTGGCGGCCCCAG AGCTGAAGGAATCTGTTGAAGAAATACTGCCAttcttgaagaaagaaaacattaaagttTATTACCTAAGCAGGACATCTGTAACAGAAGGAGTTGAGAGCTTTCTTGATAAAGTAGATGCTGCTTCAGATGAGCCTACTCCATTGTCGTGGAGATCAGATATAATCTTTAAAACCCCTGCCATGTACATTTATACCTCTGGTACTACAG GTCTTCCCAAGGCTGCGGTAATAAACCATGAACGAATAATGCTAGCTTGTGGTTTGTTTGATGCTGGCAAGGTTACCTCAGAAGATACTGTGTATACTGCTCTACCACTCTATCACAGTTCTGCCCTCCTCGTTGGAGTCCATGGATGCATCGTGAAAG GTGCAACTATTGTTTTGCGTACCAGATTTTCAGCAAGCCGGTTCTGGGATGACTGCAGGAAATACAACATAACAGTGATACAATATATTGGGGAAGTGCTTCGGTATTTATGCAGTGTGCCACAG agaaaaaacGATCAGGATCATAAAGTTAGACTTGCCATAGGAAATGGGATAAGGACTGATGTTTGGAGGGAATTTATCCGAAGATTTGGAAATATTAGTATTCTAGAGTTTTATGCTTCAACTGAGGGTAACATTTCCTTTGTTAATTATACCGGAAAAATCGGTGCAGTGGGAAGAGTGAACTGCTTGCAGAAG AAAATCTTACGCTATGAACTGATTAAATATGACGTAGAGAAAGATGAACCAGTTCGAGATGAGAATGGATACTGCGTAAGAGTTCCCAAAG GTAAACCAGGACTCCAGATCTGCAGAATCACCAAATATGCACCATTTAGTGGCTATGCAGGAGCAAAACACCAAAC GAAGAAGCAATTAAGAGATGTTTTCCAAAAAGgggatttatattttaatagtgGTGACCTTCTAGTGATTGACAATGATaacttcatttatttccatGATAGAACTGGAGACACTTTCCG GTGGAAAGGAGAAAACGTTTCTACAACTGAAGTTGCAGACATTTTAGGATTGATTGACTGTGTTCAAGAAGTTACTGTATATGGAGTATCTGTTCCAG GTTATGAAGGCAGAATAGGAATGGCATGTATTCGACTGAAGGAAAACTGTGAATTTAACGGTGAAAATACTTACAGACATGTTCACGCTCACCTTCCAAACTATGCGAGACCTCATTTTATAAGGATTAAG agCGCCATTGAACTCACAGCAACTTTTAAGTACCGTAAAGTACAACTAGTGAAGGAGGGTTTCAATCCAGCAGTCAGCATAGATTGCCTGTATATCctggatgaaaaagaaaatacgtATGTACAAATGACACAGGCCATTTATAACTCAGTAAAAAAACATGATATCAGATTATAA